In Mucinivorans hirudinis, the DNA window TAACACCTGTTGGTTCTTAATTTTGTGCCCAAATCTCTTTGGACATAGGTCAATTTCATACTCAAGCTCTTCTAAGGGAAGTCTCAGAAAAAATGCGACCTATGTTGTTGCCTTAAATATAATGCTTGCTTAAAACGAAATAAAAAATGTAGCTTGGTGAGATGCAGCCCATTTCATAAAAATACACTAACATCAACACCTAATGCCGATAAACGATTCAAATAGTTCCGTATCTGCTTCTTCTGCTTGCGAGGATTTTTGTCGTGTAACTCAGGCTCACGATATGGTTGTTTGTTCAACAAAATGAAGTATGCGGCTACAATAATTTTATGCCCAATGGCTACAAGTGCTCGCTTCTTACCTCGTCTGCCTACCAAACTCTCATACTTTCGCTTCAAATAGCAATCCTTCTTACGTGTCGCCCCCCACCCACACTCTACCAATATCGAAGTAATATGGCTATTACCCTTTATGGTCTTTGTACTTTTTTTTTACCGGCACTCTCATTATTGCCCGGACTTACACCACAATAAGAACTTAAATGGTTCTCATCAGGAAATCGTTCCATATCAACACCTATCTCGCTTATAATACCAATGGCACTATCTCGCCCAACACCCGGTATGGTCTCTAATAGCTCCAATTCAACTTCATAATCAGAAACAGCCTTGGCTATTTCTGCATCCAACCGCTCTAACATAGCGTCATCATTAGCTATCACATCTCGATGAAACTGCAACATAAAACGATGATGATAGCTAACCTTACCTTGCAAAGCTTTGACAAACTCACTACGAGGCGTCTTTATCTTGCCGTGATAAAACCGCATTAATTGATTTACATCACTCTCTCCATCTATCAATGCACTGATGATATTGCGACCAACGGCTCCATCAACATCACTCAATACACTTGATAACTTGATATTGCAATCCTCCAATATCTTGATTATACGATTCTTCTCTGATGCACTATGAGCTACTAACTTCTTCTTGTAGCGAACTAAATCTCGTAAATCTCTTATGTCG includes these proteins:
- a CDS encoding Mobile element protein, with the translated sequence MEEILFTPYIGVGCGIDVHKDLIVATIQRGNEVVGTKEFDGFTVSLESLRDWCKDEGVTHIAMESTGVYWKPVFNILEDDFEVLLVNARHVKNVPGHKTDKKDSKWLSKLLVSGLLKGSFIPPRDIRDLRDLVRYKKKLVAHSASEKNRIIKILEDCNIKLSSVLSDVDGAVGRNIISALIDGESDVNQLMRFYHGKIKTPRSEFVKALQGKVSYHHRFMLQFHRDVIANDDAMLERLDAEIAKAVSDYEVELELLETIPGVGRDSAIGIISEIGVDMERFPDENHLSSYCGVSPGNNESAGKKKVQRP